Genomic segment of Panicum virgatum strain AP13 chromosome 2K, P.virgatum_v5, whole genome shotgun sequence:
CCTGCAACTGCCTGCTACACGGATCTAATAAATCTGTCATCGGGAGTTTTCCAACTGCTAAATGTGTTCTCGTTTCCTTAATGTAGGTGAAGGGTGAGCAGGATGTTGTGATGGTGGAGCTAAGGAGCCTGTTATCCAGCATTGTTGAGGTCCCAAACAACTGAGACTCTGATAGAAAAAGAACTCATAGAGCTCACATGTTTCAGTCTGCAAAACCTGGTCTGAGGAAGAAACTCAGTTCTGAAGTGTTTGTGTAGTTAGTGTAACAAGGGTACATGTCAATCTACTGGTACAACTGACTGGAAAAGAGCCGGATTTTGTGTTAACTTGACAACTGATTGGAACAAAGAACTTGTGTGGGTTCCCTGAAAgaaaggaatttttttttgagggctGAAAGAAAGGAactttgtgagttgtgactgAGAACAAACCGTTCATTCATCATTGTCTTAATTCTTAAATGTCCTGTGTAACCTTATGTGTGCCGTGTAGAACTAATCCATTTGCAGCACACAAAGCAGTTGACATTAGGAGAAAAGTGTGCCTGCGTGCGTGGCAATGGCAGGGGTCAGTTAGCAGGAAAAAGCATCGATGCAAAATGCTAATATTTCGTTTAGGCTAATCCCGTTGCACAAATGATTAGATGCAGACCATATTCCAGCTGACCGCCTGCAAACATAtagcagtattttttttcttaaaatgttttttaagaaaaattcGGCTGTAAGATTCGCGCGGCGGGATGGATCGATGGCGATCAGGTGCAGGCACAGCAGAACACGACTCTCCACGTGGCCATGTAACGTGGGCCCCACCCCGGCACGGACTCGGCCACTCGTCTCGGTCTCGCTCTCATCTAATTACGCCCCTGTCTCTCTCAGatccctctctcctcttcttctcccttcCGTCCCCAAATCGTCGCGGGGAGCCTACCGATCCCTCGCCCGCCTCCCGTCGCGCGCGCCAGGTGAGTAGCAGGGGGGGGGGACTCAATTTCCGATCTCGAGCACGTTTCTACTCCCGCCCGGGCGATCTCCCGCGGGGAtctccggccgcggggctcgGTCGCTTCGATCTGATCCGTAAGCTGTGGGAGGATGGGGCTTCCGATCTGATCCGGGGTTTGGTCTTGCAGGTGGACCCGGGGGCGGTGCTTGCCCTGCCGCCGCGATGGATCGCGCCGAGCTCACCACCGAGCAGGTCAGTGCCTGGGATTGTTTGCTCACCCGCTTCCCGAACCTGTTCCAGCTTCAACTTTTGATGCCTGTTAGCTTCATTGTGCCTGGTTTCTGCGATTCCTACAGTCTTTTGGCCGGGGAGTGCGGGTTAGTTTAGTTGGACGCATTAAGAGGCTGTAGTGTGGTACATAGGATACGCTTGCGAATTGCGACTGGACACTCCTGAAAAATTGCTAGGATCTGCTGCAGTGGTACTTTAAGCAGACCGAACTTATCACTTGTGCATGCTGCTATGTCGCAACTTGCAACTTGCAACTTGGGCTCACATTTTGTGGTGGTCATTATGGAGCCTGGAGAGCAGCTGCTACTACATGACCCATAGCGGTAGCATGATTGACTATAGCGGAAACTGTAGCGATCACCGATCGTCATGGGCTTTTTTGTTATTCAAAGGACAAATAGCGTGCAGTTTCTATATGATGAGGCACGACCTAGAACATAACCAGCTTATACTGTGTATGTTGGATAAGTACGCTGTGGGGTCAATGCAGTGTCATGCCAGTGAATCAGTCCATGCAAATATCCCTGGTAATTCTGTTCCGGGTCCAATGTGCCATCATACTGCTGattgcattgcatattttgGTTATGGGAAAATTGTATACTTGCCACTATTGTAATCCTGTAACTTGAATTTTCCATTACAAAAAAGTCTTATTGCAAATTACCACCCACATGGATCTCAATGTATTCCATTTGCTATCACGGTCTTCTTGACCAGAAGTCCAGAAATATTCTATTTTgacagaaaaaaaataattgcaaAACTAAACAAAAGAAGACTAGCCTTATCTTCTTCCCAACCCAGTCGACATCCCCAATTCCTACCTTTTCTGCATGGCTGCTGGCCTGCCGCCACCTGCCAATTCTCACTACTGCACTAAGCTGCTCTAAGATCAGATGCACCACTTCCACCCTGACCGCCTCTCTAGCTCCAGTTTGATTAGCAATCAATCTGCTGTTTCAAAGCGATTAGAAACCTATTCGATATGTCTCCTGACATATGCTTCAAAGAGGTACTGCCTGCCTGATATTGTGTTTTGAACTTTTGATCAAGTCCATGGGAAATTTATAAATCACATGCctttttaatttaattaatactAGGTAACGAACTGCAGACACTATCTATTTTTGCTGATCAAGTTTTTGGGTAATTAcaatttctagccttggcatatTACTCTTCATGTGTTACGGTGCCTTCTTTATTGGCTAGGATACTTTTCATGAAATTGTTGCAAGCATCAGAAGGATTGTAGACTTTTCGGTTGCAGTATGTTAGCAGGAAGGAAAACTATTTTGTTTATTAATTTTGTGTATTGTGGTTTTATATCTTAAGGTTCTCAAGCGGGACATTCCATGGGAGCATTACATGTCAACTAAGCTTATTTCTGGGACATGCCTTCAGCTTTTACGGCGCTATGACCAGAAACCAGAGAGCCAGCGTGCTCCTTTGCTTGAGGAGGTGAGTTGCGTTGTCACCTAAATTCGTGCAATTATAAAAGCTTAAACACCAGCATTATTTTTCCATCTTTCAAATTAGTACTATGTTGAAATGATTGATGTCCGGATTCTTCGGTcacaattttctttttcttgctctTTAGTATTTTTATCTTAATTCAACATTTCATAGACATTATTTAACTGTTAAAAGGGGATCTAGTTGATTAATTGCTCTTTTCTCTTGCACTCCTCATATAAGTTTTACTTCCTTATACTCGCCATTCAAAATAGTTTACATTCTATTTTTATTGTATTTATCTGTATACCTTTGTTTGGTTACCCTAAACTAGTTTTATAACGCAAGGATCGATGGACTCTATTCTTACAGGATGGGCCAGCATATGTTCGAGTTTTTCTGAATATACTACGGAGTATCTCTAAGGAAGAGACTGTGGAATATGTGCTTGCCCTCATTGATGAGATGCTTGCAAGTGCGTAACTATCCATTGCATTTTTATTTCTTGTTGAAGAAAACTATTCATATGCTTCATTAAGCGATTGGGTTATAAGTTATTTATGCTACATTGTTGACCTTTGTTTTCAGCAAATCCTAAACGCGCAACACTGTTCTATGACCAATCTCTGTCTGGTGAAGATATTTATGAGCCTTTCTTAAGTTAAGTATTCTattcttgttttatttttctgcTGTCTCTTTATCGTATAAGTAAGGAAACTGCACATTTCTTCTGTTCAGAAAATAGGGCATTATTATTAGAAGAGTCACCTTCTTTACCTTATAGCCTGTTTTGTTTGGCATGCTAGGATGAGTGCGTCCACCTTGCTAGCCCTGCTTTAATTTGTTATCTGACCATCATACTTAGCTAacaaaattataattttcaGATTGCTCTGGAAAGGCAACTGGTTTGTACAAGAAAAAAGTTGTAAGATATTGACTGATATAGTAAGGTAACTAGGCCAGTATTTGAGTGCTCATCATGCAAGTTTACTTGTAGAATCTTACTTTACTTTGACTATAGTGCACGGCCTAAGCATCAGAATGGCATGCTTCCAAATGGAGACTCTTCAAATTCGAAGAGCAAGCTTACTTCAACACATGATGTGTTGAGAGGTTTGGTTGATTGGATCTGTTCTCAGGTTAGAACATGTCAATTGTTGTAGTTCATTATCACTTTGTGTATGTTATGCTGTGAAACTAGCATTCAGGAGTTCTGAAATTTAGTATCATGTTTTGCAGCTGAGGAATCCTACCCACCCGAGCTGTTCTGTTCCTACTGCTATCCACTGCCTCTCCACTCTGCTAAGAGAAGCATATGTTAGGACATTATTTGTTCAAGCGGATGGTATCAAGCTGCTCATTCCTTTAATATCCCCAGCTTCAACACAACAGTCAATTCAGGTTATTGCTTGTCCCTAAACATATTGAATGGAAATATCTTTGAGAAGATATGTCTTGTTAGGACTCTAAGCAGTTCAATCAGATATCAGGCATAAACTGTTTCATCTTCTATAACTCAAAATTTAACTTCCCGATCTTTGTTCGTTCTCTTTTTCCTGTGCAGCTCCTTTATGAAACTTGCCTCTGCATCTGGCTTTTATCCTTTTATGATGCAGCAGTTGATTATTTGTCCACTACAAGGGTTATGCCAAGACTTGTAGAGGTTGTCAAAGTCTCTACTAAAGAGAAGGTAATCTTCCAAATTTTCATGTCATATTAATGTCACTGTAGTTACTTCGTATCAAAAAAGTTAACAATATACATAAAATTGAAGGTGGTCAGAGTTGTTGTCATGTCCTTCCGTAATTTGCTGGCCAAGGGTGCATTTGCTGCCCAGATGATCGATCTTGGATTGCCACAGATAGTACAAAACTTGAAAGCTCAAGCATGGACTGATGAGGTGAGGAGCTTTCCAAACCTTTGGATTTTACAGTATTCCATTGGGAAAGTACACATAGAATGTTAGAATCTCTATCTCTGAATTGTTGTTTGAAATCGAAATAAATGTGGGAATCGCAAAATGGCAAGCATATGCTTTCTTGAAACCTTTCTCAAATATGTGGCATTTTGAGTGTTCAGTCGGAAGAGAAAAAGGTTGCACTTTCAGTTTGAGAAAACCCATTTCAAAACCTATATTTTCAGTTTAGGttcactattttttttcttgtaacTATGGTCTGGTGAAGGTATTGCTTAAACCTGGGAAAAGTGAAACAATTTACTAGAATTATAATTTTATTTCGATGAACACGCATGAGAGCtgtgtatctttgtattaagaaggaacataattataattttttaatcTCTTTTTCATCACTTTGAGAACTATAGCAGTGAAATGAGTTGTCCTGTAAGCTTATTTTCTAGTTTGCTGAACCTTCTTTTTGTATGATCTGGTCTCCATCTCCCTGTGGAAACCCTGGAAATTGAACAGTTGGAATTTTTTCTTGATAACATCGCAGAGTTAGTGCATTGTGCATTGTCAAGCACTATAATTCACATTATCTGCATGACAGGCTTCCTTAGTTGCTGCTTCAAAAGTTGGGACTTGTGAAACTTTATGCAGCAGA
This window contains:
- the LOC120690747 gene encoding probable V-type proton ATPase subunit H isoform X2 gives rise to the protein MDRAELTTEQVLKRDIPWEHYMSTKLISGTCLQLLRRYDQKPESQRAPLLEEDGPAYVRVFLNILRSISKEETVEYVLALIDEMLATNPKRATLFYDQSLSGEDIYEPFLRLLWKGNWFVQEKSCKILTDIVSARPKHQNGMLPNGDSSNSKSKLTSTHDVLRGLVDWICSQLRNPTHPSCSVPTAIHCLSTLLREAYVRTLFVQADGIKLLIPLISPASTQQSIQLLYETCLCIWLLSFYDAAVDYLSTTRVMPRLVEVVKVSTKEKVVRVVVMSFRNLLAKGAFAAQMIDLGLPQIVQNLKAQAWTDEDLLDALNQLEVGLKDNLKKLRSFDKYKQQVLLGHLDWSPMHKDPSFWRENINNFEENDFQILRVLMTIIDTSSDTTALAVACYDLSQFLQYHPSGRIVVADLKAKDRVMKLMNHENAEVRKNALLCVQRLFLGAKYASFLQA
- the LOC120690747 gene encoding probable V-type proton ATPase subunit H isoform X1, whose protein sequence is MDRAELTTEQVLKRDIPWEHYMSTKLISGTCLQLLRRYDQKPESQRAPLLEEDRWTLFLQDGPAYVRVFLNILRSISKEETVEYVLALIDEMLATNPKRATLFYDQSLSGEDIYEPFLRLLWKGNWFVQEKSCKILTDIVSARPKHQNGMLPNGDSSNSKSKLTSTHDVLRGLVDWICSQLRNPTHPSCSVPTAIHCLSTLLREAYVRTLFVQADGIKLLIPLISPASTQQSIQLLYETCLCIWLLSFYDAAVDYLSTTRVMPRLVEVVKVSTKEKVVRVVVMSFRNLLAKGAFAAQMIDLGLPQIVQNLKAQAWTDEDLLDALNQLEVGLKDNLKKLRSFDKYKQQVLLGHLDWSPMHKDPSFWRENINNFEENDFQILRVLMTIIDTSSDTTALAVACYDLSQFLQYHPSGRIVVADLKAKDRVMKLMNHENAEVRKNALLCVQRLFLGAKYASFLQA